The following is a genomic window from Pseudomonas parafulva.
ATCTGCTCGCGCACTGGCAGCGCGACGACACCGGGCTGCTTGCACCGCTGGAGCGCCAGGTGGCGAAGGCCTTGCTGGACGAGCCCATCTATCGGCCCATCGTCCACCAGCAGCGCACGGTCGGGCATATCGAGCTGACCGGGCAGGGCGGCAGCCTGCTGCGCTTCCTGCTCAGCGGGGTGTTCGGCATTCTCTGCTGCATCCTGCTCAGCACGCTGGTCGCCCTGCACCTGTCGCGCCGTCTGTTCGGCGATATCGTCCGACCGCTGCGCAGCCTGGCCAGCGTCGCCCACGCCGCCCGCCGCGAGCGCAGTTTCGACCGACGCGTCCCCGAGGCACGTATCGCCGAGCTCAACGAACTGGGTACCGACTTCAATGCCCTGCTCGACGAACTGGAAGTCTGGCAAAGCCACCTGCAAAGCGAAAACGCGACCCTGGCTCACCAGGCCAGCCACGATAGCCTGACCGGCCTGCCCAACCGCGCGTTCTTCGAAGGACGTCTCAACCGCAGCCTGCGCAACGCCGCCCGCCTTCAAGACCACATGGCGGTGCTGTTTCTCGACAGCGATCACTTCAAGCAGATCAACGACAGCCTCGGCCATGCGGTGGGCGACGAGGTGCTGATCAACGTCGCCAGTCGCGTACGCGCACAATTGCGCGAGCACGACCTGGTGGCGCGCCTGGGCGGCGATGAATTCGCCGTGCTGCTGACCCCGCTGCACTCGCGTGAAGACGCCGAGCGCATCGCCGACAAGATCGTCGCCAGCATGCGCTTGCCGATCCAGCTCGACGATGGCCGCCGCGTGCCCAGTGCGTTGAGTGTCGGTATCGCCTTCTACCCGGACGATGGCCAGGACCCGGCCAGTCTGCTCAATGCCGCCGATGCGGCGATGTACCAGGCCAAGCGCAGCCGTCGCGGCCACCGGCAAGCGGCGCGTGGTGACTGGGCCACGGACCCCGATGACAGGAGCTGAACCGTGACACACCCTTTTTACCGCCAGCCGCTCGCCTGGCTGGCTTTGTTGCTGGCACTGACCGCGTTGAGTGCGTGCAAGACGGCGCCGCCCGTCGGCCTGAGTCCCGAGCAAATCGCTGTGCTGCAGCGCGAGGGCTTTACCCCCAGCGAAGAGGGCTGGGCGTTCGATCTGTCTGGCAAGGTGCTGTTCGGCAGCGATCTGGACCGGCTCAACGGGCAAAGCCAGGCAATCGTCGAACGCGTTGGCCGCGCGTTGCTGTCGGTGGGCATCCAGCGGGTGCGCGTCGATGGTCATGCCGATGCCTCGGGCAAGGCGGCGTACAACCAGCAGTTGTCCGAGCGCCGTGCGCAGAGCGTGGCGCAGGCGCTGGTGGGGATCGGTATGCCGCCAGGCGATATCCAGACGCGCGGGTTGGGCAGCCGCCAGCCGGTGGCCGACAACCGCACCAGCGCCGGCCGTACCGAGAACCGGCGGGTGTCGATCGTGGTGGGCGCCAATTGAAAGACGAGTGTGCGGCTAACGCCCGTCGCCCTCAGTCCTGCGCGAACACCATCTCGCGCGTCTGGCCCATCAGCAACGGCGCATTTGCCTCAGTCACCTCGCGGATGTAGTCCCACAGCAGGGTGATGCGCTTCAACTTGCGCAGATCCTCCCGGCAGTACATCCAGAACTGCCGTGTCACCTCGACCTCATCTTCCAGCACCGTCACCAGCCGCGCGTCCTGCGCTGCCAGGAAGCACGGCAGGATTGCCAGGCCACGCCCTTGCAGTGCGGCGGTGTACTGGGCGATCACGCTGGTGCTGCGCAGGTGGGCATGGGCGTTGGGGATCAGGTTCGCCAGGTACAGCAACTCGGAACTGAAGGCCAGGTCGTCGACGTAGCTGATGAAAGGGTGCTGCGCCAGGTCGGCCACCTCGCCAATCGGCGCGTGGTTGTCCAGGTATTCCCGGGTGGCATACAGCCGCAGGCGGTAGTCGCACAGCTTGCAGCAGACATACGGCCCGTGCTCCGGGCGCTCCAGGGCGATGACGATGTCCGCCTCGCGCTTGGACAGGCTGATGAAGTGGGGCAGCGGCAGGATATCCACCGAGATCGCTGGCCAGGTGTCGACGAAGCGGCTCAGTTGCGGGGTGACGAAGAAGCTGCCGAAGCCCTCGGTGCAGCCCATGCGCACATGCCCCGACAACGCCACGCCGGAGCCGGACACCTGTTCGCAGGCCATGTGCAAGGTGCTTTCGATCGACTCGGCGTAGCCCAGCAGGCGCTGACCTTCGGCGGTGAGTACGAAGCCGTTGGTGCGCGACTTCTCGAACAACAGCGTGCCCATGGCACCTTCCAGCGAGCTGACGCGTCGCGACACCGTGGTGTAGTCCACCGACAGGCGTTTGGCGGCGCTGCTGGCCTTGCGCGTGCGCGCCACTTCGAGGAAGAACTTGAGGTCGTCCCAGTTCAGCGCGCTGAGGGAGGTCAGGTCTTTTTGCATGTTGATCCGGTTTTTTTGTGCATTCTTGTTGGATG
Proteins encoded in this region:
- a CDS encoding diguanylate cyclase domain-containing protein encodes the protein MTSRLTRRRRPTLRAALGRGHLAIALLAVGLAGISGTLLGVAALRVHANHNLELIARSISYTVEAAVVFDDSPAASEALAVIAGSEEVADAKVFALDGDLLAHWQRDDTGLLAPLERQVAKALLDEPIYRPIVHQQRTVGHIELTGQGGSLLRFLLSGVFGILCCILLSTLVALHLSRRLFGDIVRPLRSLASVAHAARRERSFDRRVPEARIAELNELGTDFNALLDELEVWQSHLQSENATLAHQASHDSLTGLPNRAFFEGRLNRSLRNAARLQDHMAVLFLDSDHFKQINDSLGHAVGDEVLINVASRVRAQLREHDLVARLGGDEFAVLLTPLHSREDAERIADKIVASMRLPIQLDDGRRVPSALSVGIAFYPDDGQDPASLLNAADAAMYQAKRSRRGHRQAARGDWATDPDDRS
- a CDS encoding LysR family transcriptional regulator, which produces MQKDLTSLSALNWDDLKFFLEVARTRKASSAAKRLSVDYTTVSRRVSSLEGAMGTLLFEKSRTNGFVLTAEGQRLLGYAESIESTLHMACEQVSGSGVALSGHVRMGCTEGFGSFFVTPQLSRFVDTWPAISVDILPLPHFISLSKREADIVIALERPEHGPYVCCKLCDYRLRLYATREYLDNHAPIGEVADLAQHPFISYVDDLAFSSELLYLANLIPNAHAHLRSTSVIAQYTAALQGRGLAILPCFLAAQDARLVTVLEDEVEVTRQFWMYCREDLRKLKRITLLWDYIREVTEANAPLLMGQTREMVFAQD
- a CDS encoding OmpA family protein; the encoded protein is MTHPFYRQPLAWLALLLALTALSACKTAPPVGLSPEQIAVLQREGFTPSEEGWAFDLSGKVLFGSDLDRLNGQSQAIVERVGRALLSVGIQRVRVDGHADASGKAAYNQQLSERRAQSVAQALVGIGMPPGDIQTRGLGSRQPVADNRTSAGRTENRRVSIVVGAN